In Populus trichocarpa isolate Nisqually-1 chromosome 7, P.trichocarpa_v4.1, whole genome shotgun sequence, the following proteins share a genomic window:
- the LOC7483097 gene encoding glutelin type-D 1, with protein MAIDLSPKVAKKVYGGDGGSYCAWCPSDLAMLREGNIGAAKLALEKNGLALPRYSDSAKVAYVLQGNGVAGIVLPEKEEKVVALKKGDAIALPFGVVTWWYNKEDTELVVLLLGDTSKAHKTGEFTDFFLTGSNGIFTGFSTDFVSRAWDVDEEAVKSLVGNQTAEGIVKLDESFGMPEPKEEHREGFVYNCEEAPLDVDIKGGGKVVVLNTKNLPLVAEVGLGADLVMLDGSAMCSPGFSCDSALQVTYIVSGSGRVQIVGVDGHRVLETTVKAGHLFIVPRFFVVSKICDPDGMSWFSIITTPNPIFTHLAGRTSVWKALSPQVLEASLKVSPDVEQLFRSKRVNEEIFFPPPK; from the exons ATGGCGATTGATCTATCACCAAAGGTGGCAAAGAAAGTATACGGAGGAGATGGCGGGTCTTACTGTGCCTGGTGCCCATCTGACTTAGCAATGCTAAGAGAAGGGAACATAGGTGCAGCCAAGCTTGCCCTTGAGAAGAATGGCTTAGCTCTTCCTCGTTACTCTGATTCTGCCAAGGTTGCTTATGTTCTTCAGG GAAATGGAGTGGCTGGGATTGTTCTTCcagagaaggaagagaaggTTGTTGCCCTTAAGAAGGGCGATGCTATTGCCCTTCCTTTTGGGGTTGTTACATGGTGGTATAACAAAGAGGACACTGAACTAGTTGTTCTTTTGTTGGGCGACACCTCTAAAGCCCACAAAACTGGTGAATTTACTGATTTCTTTTTGACTGGCTCCAATGGCATTTTCACTGGATTCTCTACCGACTTCGTGAGCCGAGCATGGGATGTAGATGAGGAGGCTGTGAAGTCCCTTGTTGGGAACCAGACAGCCGAGGGCATCGTCAAGCTTGATGAATCGTTTGGGATGCCTGAACCGAAGGAAGAACACCGCGAGGGATTTGTGTACAATTGCGAGGAAGCTCCACTAGATGTTGATATTAAGGGTGGTGGAAAGGTGGTTGTTTTGAATACCAAGAACCTTCCTTTGGTTGCTGAGGTTGGGCTCGGTGCTGATCTTGTAATGTTGGATGGAAGTGCGATGTGCTCTCCTGGTTTTTCCTGCGACTCGGCATTACAAGTGACATACATTGTCAGTGGCAGTGGCCGTGTTCAAATTGTCGGTGTTGATGGTCATAGGGTCCTGGAAACTACGGTGAAGGCTGGTCATTTGTTCATTGTTCCAAGGTTCTTCGTCGTTTCAAAGATTTGCGATCCTGATGGGATGTCATGGTTCTCCATCATCACCACTCCCAA CCCTATATTCACTCACTTGGCTGGAAGGACTTCAGTGTGGAAGGCTTTATCTCCTCAAGTGCTAGAGGCATCCTTGAAGGTATCTCCTGACGTCGAGCAGCTTTTCCGTTCCAAGAGAGTGAATGAGGAAATTTTCTTCCCACCTCCAAAGTGA
- the LOC7483096 gene encoding uncharacterized protein LOC7483096 — MKSKSIFSPQNPCLKSLFSTPLESLMATSLDLNDDSPCSNPQQQQTETHENSSETALLGEPRGYLSGEARVERAWGHWSKLGRPKLIVAPMVDNSELPFRMLCRKYGAEAAYTPMLHSRIFSENEKYRREEFTTCKEDRPLFVQFCANDPDILLQAARRVEPYCDYVDINLGCPQRIARRGYYGAFLMDNLLLVKSLVEKLAINLNVPVSCKIRVFPKLEDTINYARMLEEAGCSLLAVHGRTRDEKDGKKFRADWKAIKAVKSALRIPVLANGNIRHMDDVKTCLEETGTDGVLSAETLLENPALFAGFRTAEWVDDGEEGNKDGLLDQADLLVEYLKFCERHPVPWRMIRSHVHKMLGEWFRIHPQVREDLNAQSRLTFEFLYDMVNRLRELGVRIPLYLKEKDSHVQGVPEDGLAN; from the exons ATGAAATCCAAATCCATCTTCTCTCCACAAAACCCTTGTCTTAAATCTCTCTTTTCAACACCGCTAGAGTCTCTTATGGCCACTTCTCTAGACCTAAACGACGACTCTCCCTGCTCCAATCCCCAGCAACAACAAACAGAAACCCATGAAAATTCATCAGAAACGGCATTGCTTGGTGAGCCGAGGGGGTACCTGAGCGGAGAGGCTCGTGTGGAGCGTGCATGGGGTCATTGGAGTAAACTGGGTCGGCCCAAGTTGATAGTGGCTCCTATGGTGGATAATTCGGAGCTGCCGTTTAGAATGCTTTGTAGGAAGTATGGAGCTGAGGCTGCTTATACTCCTATGTTGCATTCCAGGATTTTTAGTGAGAATGAGAAGTATAGAAGAGAGGAATTCACCACTTGTAAG GAAGATCGCCCCCTATTCGTCCAATTTTGCGCCAACGATCCTGATATTTTATTGCAAGCAGCGCGGAGGGTGGAACCTTATTGTGATTATGTGGATATCAATCTAGG ATGTCCTCAGCGGATTGCCAGGCGAGGTTACTACGGAGCTTTCCTGATGGATAATCTTCTACTTGTGAAATCTTTAGTTGAAAAACTAGCTATCAATCTTAATGTCCCTGTGTCATGCAAAATCCGGGTCTTCCCCAAATTGGAAGACACAATTAATTATGCTAGAATGCTAGAGGAAGCTGGCTGCTCACTTTTAGCTGTCCATGGTAGAACAAGAGATGAGAAAGATGGAAAGAAATTTCGTGCTGACTGGAAGGCCATCAAGGCTGTAAAAAGTGCTCTCAGAATTCCAGTTCTTGCCAATGGGAACATACGGCACATGGACGATGTTAAGACCTGTTTGGAAGAGACTGGTACTGATGGTGTGCTTTCAGCTGAGACCCTTCTTGAGAATCCGGCTCTCTTTGCTGGATTTCGGACTGCAGAATGGGTAGATGATGGTGAAGAAGGCAACAAAGATGGATTGCTGGACCAGGCAGATTTGTTAGTGGAGTATTTGAAATTTTGTGAAAGGCACCCTGTGCCATGGAGGATGATCCGTTCTCATGTGCACAAGATGCTAGGAGAGTGGTTCAGAATTCATCCTCAAGTAAGAGAGGATCTGAATGCACAATCCAGATTGACCTTTGAATTTCTATATGATATGGTGAATCGACTTAGAGAGCTGGGTGTGAGGATTCCACTTTATTTGAAGGAAAAGGATAGTCATGTACAAGGAGTTCCTGAAGATGGTTTGGCCAATTGA